The following are from one region of the Rhodopirellula sp. P2 genome:
- a CDS encoding fluoride efflux transporter FluC: MSFVLDLFAIALGGSIGAVLRYLIALMVVSAPLGGWLTMHGSVGTTLANLLGCFALGGLYQFSQAWLASDWVATGWAASLAQPRTLLAIRIGVLGSLTTFSTLIGETAVFASQGRILASSLLLGINVIVGWCLFWAAVSVVRNWTS; the protein is encoded by the coding sequence ATGAGCTTTGTTTTAGACCTGTTCGCGATCGCCCTTGGTGGCTCCATTGGGGCCGTTCTTCGCTACCTGATCGCATTGATGGTGGTTTCTGCCCCGTTAGGTGGATGGTTGACGATGCATGGCAGCGTCGGCACGACGCTTGCAAACTTGCTCGGGTGTTTCGCCTTGGGGGGGCTGTATCAATTCTCTCAGGCTTGGCTGGCCTCGGATTGGGTCGCGACGGGCTGGGCGGCGTCCCTGGCCCAACCTCGCACGCTGTTGGCCATTCGGATCGGTGTTTTGGGGAGTTTGACGACCTTCAGCACCCTGATTGGCGAAACCGCTGTGTTTGCCTCGCAGGGACGAATTTTGGCCAGTTCCCTGCTGTTAGGGATCAATGTCATCGTTGGCTGGTGTCTTTTTTGGGCCGCGGTGTCGGTCGTTCGGAACTGGACCTCATGA